A single Stutzerimonas stutzeri DNA region contains:
- the frr gene encoding ribosome recycling factor, which translates to MINEIKQDAQERMKKTLESLGHAFAKIRTGRAHPSILDGVMVSYYGSDTPLRQIANVVAEDSRTLALTVFDKGMIQAVEKAIMTSDLGLNPATAGTTIRVPMPALTEETRKGYTKQARAEAENARVAVRNIRRDAIAQLKDLVKEKEISEDEERRGQDDVQKLTDKYVAEIDKALEGKETDLMAV; encoded by the coding sequence ATGATCAACGAGATCAAGCAAGACGCCCAGGAACGCATGAAGAAAACCCTGGAATCGCTGGGGCACGCGTTCGCCAAGATCCGCACCGGCCGTGCTCATCCGAGCATCCTCGATGGCGTGATGGTGTCTTATTACGGCAGCGACACGCCGCTGCGCCAGATTGCCAACGTGGTGGCCGAAGACTCGCGCACCCTGGCGTTGACCGTGTTCGACAAGGGCATGATCCAGGCCGTTGAAAAGGCCATCATGACGTCCGATCTGGGATTGAACCCAGCCACTGCCGGCACCACCATCCGCGTGCCGATGCCGGCGCTTACCGAAGAAACCCGCAAGGGCTACACCAAGCAGGCGCGTGCCGAGGCTGAAAACGCCCGTGTCGCGGTGCGTAACATCCGTCGTGACGCGATTGCGCAACTCAAGGACCTGGTCAAGGAAAAGGAAATCAGCGAAGACGAGGAACGCCGCGGCCAGGATGACGTTCAAAAGCTGACCGACAAGTACGTTGCGGAAATCGACAAGGCGCTTGAAGGCAAGGAAACCGACCTGATGGCCGTTTGA
- a CDS encoding [protein-PII] uridylyltransferase: protein MHQVDPELFDGGQFQAELALKASPIAAFKKVIRNAREVLDARFLAGHDIRRLIEDRAWFVDQILRAAWGRFDWDGDTEIALVAVGGYGRGELHPYSDIDLLILLDDSRHEKFRESIEGFLTLLWDIGLEVGQSVRSVQECAEQARADLTVITNLMESRTIAGPERLRQHMLKVTSPSEMWPSKEFFLAKRNEQAARHSKYNNTEYNLEPNVKGSPGGLRDIQTILWIARRQLGTLNLSAIVDQGFLTEGEYALLVSSQAFIWRVRYGLHMLAGRAEDRLLFDHQRSLAALLGYEDNDAKLAIERFMQKYYRVVMSISELSDLVGQHFAEVILWEGASGEAVPVNSRFLVRDGYLEVTDASVFKRRPFAILEIFVLLAQHPEIQGVRAETIRLLRDHRHLIDDDFRSDIRNTSLFIELFKCREGIHRNLRRMNRYGILGRYLPEFGHIVGQMQHDLFHIYTVDAHTLNVIKYLRKLSKPGVAEKYPLASKLVERLPKPELIYIAGLYHDIAKGRGGDHSELGAVDAQAFCMRHKLPAWDTRLVVWLVENHLVMSTTAQRKDLSDPQVINDFAQRVGDETHLDYLYVLTVADINATNPTLWNSWRASLLRQLYTETKRALKRGLENPLGREEQIRQTQRAALDNLVRNGTDPDDAEQLWSQLGDDYFMRHSSTDVAWHTEAIIEHPSDGGPLVLIKETTQREFEGGTQIFIYAPDQHDFFAVTVAAMDQLNLNIHDARIITSSSQFTLDTYIVLDADGTPIGNDPERTEEIRQGLIDALRNPDDYLTIIQKRVPRQLKHFAFPPQVTIHNDMQRPQTIIEVVAPDRPGLLARIGQLFLDFDLSVQNAKIATLGERVEDVFFVTNADNEPLSDPQLCIQLQQAMIEQLSQDNERQPSPSSIVI, encoded by the coding sequence ATGCACCAGGTTGATCCCGAGCTGTTCGACGGCGGCCAGTTCCAGGCAGAACTGGCGCTCAAGGCCAGCCCCATCGCTGCCTTCAAAAAGGTCATACGCAACGCGCGTGAGGTGCTCGATGCGCGTTTTCTGGCCGGTCATGACATTCGTCGACTGATCGAGGATCGCGCCTGGTTCGTCGATCAAATCCTCCGTGCCGCCTGGGGCCGCTTCGACTGGGACGGCGATACCGAAATCGCCCTGGTGGCCGTGGGCGGTTACGGCCGCGGGGAGCTGCATCCCTATTCGGATATCGACCTGCTGATACTGCTCGATGACAGTCGCCACGAGAAATTCCGCGAATCCATCGAAGGATTTCTGACGCTGCTCTGGGACATCGGCCTGGAGGTTGGCCAAAGCGTGCGCTCGGTCCAGGAGTGCGCCGAACAGGCGCGCGCGGACCTGACGGTCATTACCAACCTGATGGAAAGCCGCACGATCGCCGGACCCGAGCGCCTGCGACAGCACATGCTCAAGGTCACCAGCCCATCGGAAATGTGGCCGAGCAAGGAGTTCTTCCTTGCCAAGCGTAACGAGCAGGCGGCGCGCCACTCCAAGTACAACAACACCGAGTACAACCTGGAGCCGAACGTCAAGGGATCGCCCGGCGGACTGCGTGACATCCAGACGATTCTCTGGATTGCGCGGCGCCAGCTCGGCACCCTGAACTTAAGCGCGATCGTCGATCAGGGCTTTCTGACCGAAGGCGAATACGCGCTGCTGGTGTCCAGCCAGGCATTCATCTGGCGTGTCCGCTACGGCCTGCATATGCTGGCCGGCCGCGCCGAAGATCGCCTGCTGTTCGACCATCAGCGCAGCCTGGCCGCACTCCTCGGCTACGAAGACAACGACGCCAAGCTGGCCATCGAGCGCTTCATGCAGAAGTACTACCGCGTCGTCATGAGCATCTCCGAGCTCAGCGACCTGGTGGGGCAGCATTTCGCCGAGGTCATTCTCTGGGAAGGCGCCAGCGGCGAGGCGGTGCCGGTCAACAGCCGCTTTTTGGTGCGCGACGGCTATCTGGAAGTGACCGACGCGTCGGTGTTCAAGCGCAGGCCCTTCGCCATCCTCGAAATCTTCGTACTACTGGCGCAGCACCCGGAAATACAGGGCGTGCGCGCCGAAACCATTCGACTGCTGCGCGACCACCGCCACCTGATCGACGATGATTTTCGCAGCGACATTCGCAACACCAGCCTGTTCATCGAACTGTTCAAGTGCAGGGAAGGCATTCACCGCAATCTGCGACGTATGAATCGCTACGGCATTCTCGGGCGCTACCTGCCGGAATTCGGCCACATTGTCGGCCAGATGCAGCATGACCTCTTTCATATCTATACGGTCGACGCCCACACCCTCAACGTCATCAAGTACCTGCGCAAACTGAGCAAGCCCGGCGTTGCCGAGAAATACCCGCTGGCCAGCAAGCTGGTGGAACGACTTCCCAAACCGGAGCTGATCTACATCGCCGGGCTCTACCACGACATCGCCAAGGGCCGCGGCGGGGATCATTCGGAACTCGGCGCGGTGGATGCCCAGGCGTTCTGTATGCGTCACAAGCTCCCGGCATGGGATACCCGCCTGGTGGTCTGGCTGGTGGAAAACCATCTGGTGATGTCCACCACGGCCCAGCGCAAGGACCTTTCCGACCCACAGGTGATCAACGATTTTGCCCAACGGGTCGGCGACGAAACGCACCTCGACTATCTCTACGTGCTGACGGTGGCGGATATCAACGCAACCAACCCGACCCTCTGGAATTCCTGGCGCGCCAGCCTGCTGCGCCAGCTGTACACCGAAACCAAGCGGGCGCTCAAGCGCGGCCTGGAAAACCCCCTGGGTCGCGAGGAGCAGATCCGCCAGACGCAACGTGCTGCGCTGGACAATCTGGTGCGCAACGGCACCGATCCGGACGACGCCGAGCAGCTATGGTCGCAGTTGGGTGACGATTACTTCATGCGCCACAGCTCCACCGACGTGGCCTGGCATACCGAAGCCATCATCGAGCACCCGAGCGATGGCGGGCCGCTGGTATTGATCAAGGAAACCACCCAGCGTGAATTCGAAGGCGGTACGCAGATCTTCATCTACGCACCCGATCAACATGATTTCTTCGCTGTGACCGTGGCCGCCATGGACCAGTTGAACCTGAACATCCACGATGCCCGCATCATCACGTCCAGTAGCCAGTTCACCCTGGACACCTACATCGTGCTGGACGCCGACGGCACCCCGATTGGCAATGATCCCGAACGCACCGAAGAAATTCGCCAGGGGCTGATCGATGCGCTGCGCAACCCCGACGACTACCTGACGATCATTCAGAAGCGCGTGCCGCGGCAGCTCAAGCATTTCGCATTTCCGCCGCAGGTCACCATTCATAACGACATGCAGCGTCCGCAGACGATCATCGAGGTGGTCGCACCCGATCGTCCCGGCCTGCTGGCTCGCATCGGCCAGCTGTTTCTGGATTTCGATCTGTCGGTGCAGAACGCCAAGATCGCCACGCTCGGCGAGCGCGTGGAAGACGTATTCTTCGTCACCAACGCCGACAACGAGCCCCTGTCCGATCCGCAGCTGTGCATCCAGTTGCAGCAGGCGATGATCGAGCAGTTGTCCCAGGATAACGAGCGTCAGCCCTCCCCGAGCAGCATCGTCATCTAG
- a CDS encoding Na+/H+ antiporter subunit E, protein MKSRLLPNPMLTLLLAVLWLMLNNTLNVGHLLLGLFLGWVIPLLVKGFLIDVPAVRRPVKLVLFCLKVFYDIVVANVHVAKLVLGPRGNLQPAFVEIPMAIEHPFVLAVLTSIISLTPGTVSASLRADHKVLLIHALDAPDIEALVAEVKSRYEKPLLEIFQCSPM, encoded by the coding sequence ATGAAATCGCGATTGCTGCCCAACCCGATGCTGACCCTGCTGTTGGCCGTGCTCTGGCTGATGCTCAATAACACGCTGAACGTGGGGCATCTGCTGCTCGGGCTGTTTCTCGGCTGGGTGATTCCATTGCTGGTCAAAGGGTTCCTGATCGACGTGCCGGCGGTACGCCGCCCTGTGAAGCTCGTGCTGTTCTGCCTCAAAGTGTTCTATGACATCGTGGTTGCCAACGTGCATGTCGCCAAGCTGGTGCTCGGGCCGCGTGGGAACCTGCAACCTGCGTTCGTTGAAATTCCGATGGCGATCGAGCATCCCTTCGTACTGGCTGTGCTGACCAGCATCATTTCGCTCACGCCAGGTACGGTGTCAGCCTCATTGCGGGCCGATCACAAGGTGTTGCTCATTCACGCACTGGATGCGCCCGACATCGAGGCGCTCGTCGCCGAGGTGAAGAGCCGTTACGAAAAGCCGTTGCTGGAGATATTCCAATGCTCACCTATGTGA
- a CDS encoding monovalent cation/H+ antiporter subunit D gives MNHALILPILLPLLTGCILLLTHRQRAGFKRLVSLLATWMLVPLALWLLVQADSGALSVYRLGDWLPPFGIMLLLDRLSAMMLLVTAVLAGFSVLYAARGDDERGPNFHALFQFQLAGVNGAFLTGDLFNLFVFFEILLISSYALLLHGQGAKRVQAGIHYVVLNLLGSSLFLIGVSMLYGLTGTLNMADLAGRVSAADPADAPLLAAAGYLLLVVFALKAAILPLYFWLPRAYASATAPVAALFAIMTKLGLYAIVRVFTLVYGSEAGVLSNMVLDWLWPLSMLTLAAGVLGALAARNLQVLLSYLVVVSVGTLLAGVALGTEAGLGAALYYLVHSTLVSGGLFLLADIIARQRGDTASELVSAPALKQPLMLGALFFAGAISIAGLPPFSGFLGKVMLLQAVSPGANASVLWPVILVGGLGMVISLSRAGSMVFWRPSDAVSVGKPADGMRLLAAFGLLLGSVLLVVAAQPIQAYMQATATQLLDLAPYLQIIQGGGV, from the coding sequence ATGAATCATGCGTTGATCCTACCGATCCTGCTCCCGCTGCTGACCGGTTGCATTCTGCTTTTGACCCACCGACAGAGGGCTGGCTTCAAGCGTCTGGTCTCGTTGCTGGCCACCTGGATGCTGGTGCCGCTGGCGTTGTGGCTGCTGGTGCAGGCCGACAGTGGCGCGCTGTCGGTCTATCGCCTGGGCGATTGGCTGCCGCCGTTCGGCATCATGCTGTTGCTCGATCGGCTGAGCGCGATGATGTTGCTGGTCACCGCCGTGCTCGCCGGGTTTTCGGTGCTCTATGCGGCGCGGGGCGATGACGAGCGCGGTCCGAATTTTCACGCGTTGTTCCAGTTCCAGCTGGCGGGCGTCAACGGTGCCTTTCTGACTGGCGATCTGTTCAACCTGTTCGTGTTCTTCGAAATCCTCCTGATTTCCTCTTATGCACTGTTGCTGCATGGCCAGGGCGCGAAGCGGGTGCAGGCCGGCATCCATTATGTGGTGCTGAATCTGTTGGGGTCGTCGTTGTTCCTGATCGGCGTCAGCATGCTCTACGGGCTCACCGGGACCCTTAACATGGCGGACCTGGCGGGGCGGGTCAGCGCCGCCGACCCAGCCGATGCGCCGTTGCTGGCAGCCGCGGGCTACCTGTTGCTGGTGGTGTTCGCATTGAAGGCGGCGATTCTGCCCCTTTACTTCTGGCTGCCGCGTGCCTATGCGTCGGCCACCGCGCCGGTCGCGGCCCTGTTTGCGATCATGACCAAGTTAGGTCTCTATGCCATCGTGCGGGTGTTCACCCTCGTCTACGGTAGCGAAGCGGGCGTGCTGAGCAACATGGTGCTCGACTGGTTGTGGCCGCTGTCGATGCTTACGCTTGCCGCGGGGGTTCTCGGGGCCTTGGCCGCTCGTAACCTTCAGGTCCTGCTGTCCTATCTGGTGGTGGTTTCGGTGGGCACCTTGCTGGCCGGTGTCGCGCTGGGGACGGAGGCTGGCTTGGGCGCTGCGCTCTACTACCTGGTGCACAGCACGCTGGTTTCCGGGGGGCTGTTCCTGTTGGCGGATATCATTGCCCGGCAACGCGGCGATACAGCATCCGAACTGGTCTCGGCGCCGGCGTTGAAGCAGCCGTTGATGCTGGGCGCCTTGTTCTTCGCGGGCGCGATTTCCATCGCGGGACTTCCACCTTTCTCGGGCTTTCTCGGCAAGGTGATGTTGCTGCAGGCAGTTTCGCCTGGCGCCAACGCGTCGGTGCTCTGGCCGGTGATTCTGGTCGGGGGACTGGGAATGGTGATTTCGCTCAGCCGTGCGGGCAGCATGGTCTTCTGGCGCCCGAGCGATGCGGTCAGCGTTGGCAAACCGGCTGATGGCATGCGTCTTCTGGCTGCCTTCGGTTTGTTGCTCGGCAGCGTGCTGCTGGTCGTGGCGGCCCAGCCGATCCAGGCCTACATGCAGGCGACGGCGACGCAGCTGTTAGACCTTGCGCCCTATCTGCAGATCATCCAGGGGGGTGGTGTATGA
- a CDS encoding Na+/H+ antiporter subunit C gives MEVVFAVTLGVMMASGVYLLLRARIFPVVMGLTLISYAVNLFIFSMGRLSTGVPAIIGRSAEYGDPLPQALVLTAIVIGFAMTAFVVVLALRGLGELRTDHVDGREPRE, from the coding sequence ATGGAGGTGGTATTCGCGGTCACGCTTGGCGTGATGATGGCCAGTGGGGTGTATCTGTTGCTGCGGGCCCGGATATTCCCGGTGGTCATGGGGCTGACGCTGATCTCCTATGCGGTGAATCTGTTCATCTTTTCCATGGGGCGGCTGTCCACGGGCGTTCCGGCCATCATCGGTCGGAGTGCCGAATACGGTGATCCGTTACCGCAGGCGCTGGTGCTGACCGCCATCGTGATCGGTTTCGCAATGACCGCATTCGTTGTGGTGCTGGCGCTTCGGGGCCTTGGCGAGTTGCGTACCGATCACGTCGATGGTCGGGAGCCGCGCGAATGA
- the rpsB gene encoding 30S ribosomal protein S2, with translation MSQVTMRDMLKAGVHFGHQTRYWNPKMDKYIFGARNKIHIINLEKTLPMFNDALRFVEKLAAGKNKILFVGTKRSAGKIVREEAARCGSPYVDHRWLGGMLTNYKTIRASIKRLRELETQAQDGTFEKLTKKEALMRTRDLEKLDRSLGGIKDMGGLPDAMFVIDVDHERIAISEANKLGIPVIGIVDTNSSPEGVDYIIPGNDDAIRAVQLYLGSMADAVLRGRQNGAGGADEFVEEAAPEAAQG, from the coding sequence ATGTCTCAAGTCACCATGCGCGATATGCTGAAGGCCGGTGTGCACTTCGGCCACCAGACCCGTTACTGGAACCCCAAGATGGATAAATACATCTTCGGCGCGCGTAACAAGATTCACATCATCAACCTCGAAAAAACCCTGCCGATGTTCAACGACGCACTGCGTTTCGTCGAGAAGCTGGCAGCGGGCAAGAACAAGATTCTGTTCGTCGGCACCAAGCGTTCCGCTGGCAAGATCGTTCGCGAAGAAGCCGCGCGTTGTGGCTCGCCGTACGTCGATCATCGCTGGTTGGGCGGCATGCTGACCAACTACAAGACCATTCGCGCCTCGATCAAGCGCCTGCGTGAGCTGGAAACCCAGGCTCAGGACGGCACCTTCGAGAAGCTGACCAAGAAAGAAGCCCTGATGCGTACCCGTGATCTGGAAAAACTGGATCGCAGCCTGGGTGGTATCAAGGACATGGGCGGTCTGCCGGACGCGATGTTTGTCATCGACGTCGATCACGAGCGCATCGCGATCTCCGAAGCCAACAAGCTGGGCATCCCGGTCATCGGCATTGTCGATACCAACAGCAGCCCGGAAGGTGTCGATTACATCATTCCTGGTAATGATGATGCCATCCGTGCCGTGCAACTGTATCTGGGCTCCATGGCGGACGCCGTACTGCGCGGCCGCCAGAACGGCGCTGGCGGTGCTGACGAGTTCGTCGAAGAAGCTGCTCCCGAGGCTGCTCAAGGCTGA
- the pyrH gene encoding UMP kinase codes for MAQQMSARNPRYKRILLKLSGEALMGSEDFGIDPKVLDRMALEVGQLVGIGVEVGLVIGGGNLFRGAALSAAGMDRVTGDHMGMLATVMNSLAMRDALERSNIPALVMSAISMVGVTDHYDRRKAMRHLKSGEVVIFSAGTGNPFFTTDSAACLRAIEIHADVVLKATKVDGVYTADPFKDPNAEKFEQLTYDDVLDRKLGVMDLTAICLCRDHNMPLRVFNMNKPGALLNIVLGGAEGTLIEEQNQ; via the coding sequence ATGGCTCAGCAGATGAGTGCACGCAATCCTCGCTATAAACGCATTCTGCTCAAATTAAGCGGCGAAGCCCTGATGGGGTCCGAAGACTTCGGCATCGATCCCAAGGTGCTCGATCGCATGGCGCTGGAAGTCGGGCAGTTGGTGGGGATCGGCGTCGAGGTTGGCCTGGTCATCGGGGGCGGCAACCTGTTTCGCGGCGCGGCGCTTTCTGCGGCCGGTATGGACCGGGTCACCGGCGACCACATGGGCATGCTGGCGACGGTCATGAACTCGCTGGCCATGCGTGACGCCCTGGAGCGTTCGAACATTCCCGCACTGGTCATGTCGGCGATTTCGATGGTCGGCGTTACTGACCACTACGATCGCCGCAAGGCGATGCGTCACCTCAAGAGCGGCGAGGTCGTGATTTTTTCCGCCGGCACCGGCAATCCGTTCTTCACGACCGACTCTGCTGCCTGCCTGCGCGCAATCGAGATTCATGCCGATGTCGTGCTCAAGGCCACCAAGGTCGATGGCGTCTACACGGCGGATCCTTTCAAGGACCCCAATGCCGAGAAGTTCGAGCAGCTGACTTATGATGACGTGCTCGACCGCAAGCTGGGCGTAATGGATCTGACCGCCATCTGCCTGTGCCGCGACCACAACATGCCGCTGCGGGTGTTCAACATGAACAAGCCCGGTGCCCTGCTCAATATCGTGCTCGGCGGCGCTGAAGGAACCCTGATCGAGGAACAGAACCAATGA
- a CDS encoding K+/H+ antiporter subunit F translates to MLTYVIPLCMAVLGLAAILNVVRLVQGPDMPDRVLALDTLYINALALIVLFGIWLASDLFFEAALLIAVMGFVSTVAVGKHLLHGEIID, encoded by the coding sequence ATGCTCACCTATGTGATTCCGCTGTGCATGGCGGTCCTCGGGCTGGCAGCAATCCTGAATGTGGTGCGGCTGGTACAAGGGCCGGACATGCCGGATCGGGTGCTGGCGCTCGATACGCTGTACATCAATGCGTTGGCGCTGATCGTCCTGTTCGGTATCTGGCTGGCGTCTGATCTGTTTTTCGAGGCTGCCTTGCTGATCGCGGTGATGGGCTTCGTCAGTACCGTCGCGGTGGGCAAGCACCTGCTGCATGGCGAGATCATCGACTGA
- the tsf gene encoding translation elongation factor Ts, translating into MAEITAALVKELRERTGQGMMDCKKALTAAGGDIEKAIDDMRAAGAIKAAKKAGNIAAEGAIAVKVADDNTRAVIIEVNSQTDFLALQDDFKNFVSSSVEKAFAEKMTDAAPLIAAQEADREALVAKCGENVNIRRLTTVEAELVGSYLHGHRIGVLVALKGGSVELAKEIAMHVAASNPQFLDPSQVSEEAVAKEKEIFLALNEDKIKGKPAEIVEKMVAGRISKFLAEASLVEQAFVKDPDVKVGELAKKAGAEIVSFVRYEVGEGIERAEVDFAAEVAAQVAATKQ; encoded by the coding sequence ATGGCAGAGATCACTGCAGCCCTGGTTAAAGAACTGCGCGAGCGCACTGGCCAAGGCATGATGGATTGCAAAAAAGCACTCACCGCTGCTGGTGGCGACATCGAAAAAGCCATCGATGACATGCGTGCTGCGGGCGCGATCAAGGCCGCCAAGAAGGCTGGCAACATCGCGGCCGAGGGCGCCATCGCCGTCAAGGTCGCCGATGACAACACCCGTGCCGTGATTATCGAAGTGAACTCGCAGACCGACTTCCTCGCTCTGCAGGACGACTTCAAGAATTTCGTGAGCAGCAGCGTCGAGAAGGCGTTTGCCGAGAAGATGACCGACGCAGCTCCGCTGATCGCCGCTCAGGAAGCCGATCGCGAGGCGCTGGTCGCCAAGTGCGGTGAGAACGTCAACATCCGTCGTCTGACCACGGTCGAGGCTGAGCTGGTGGGTTCCTACCTGCACGGTCACCGCATCGGCGTTCTGGTTGCCCTCAAGGGCGGTAGCGTCGAGCTGGCCAAGGAAATCGCCATGCACGTCGCCGCCAGCAACCCCCAGTTCCTGGACCCGTCGCAGGTTTCCGAAGAAGCCGTTGCCAAGGAAAAGGAAATCTTCCTGGCGCTGAACGAAGACAAGATCAAAGGCAAGCCCGCCGAAATCGTCGAGAAAATGGTCGCCGGCCGCATCAGCAAGTTCCTTGCCGAAGCCAGCCTGGTCGAGCAGGCTTTCGTCAAGGACCCGGACGTCAAGGTCGGTGAGCTGGCGAAGAAGGCCGGTGCAGAAATCGTTTCCTTCGTTCGTTACGAAGTGGGCGAGGGCATCGAGCGTGCCGAGGTTGACTTCGCCGCCGAAGTTGCCGCTCAGGTCGCTGCCACCAAGCAATAA
- a CDS encoding Na+/H+ antiporter subunit G: MPFWIELLISVFLILGSAFALVGAIGLYRLPDFFTRLHGPTKATTLGVGGIVVASMIFFGNRGDGLSLHEILITLFLFLTAPVSAHVLAKAAMQQKLPVTARTRGKPWD; encoded by the coding sequence ATGCCATTCTGGATCGAGCTGTTGATAAGCGTTTTTCTGATACTCGGCAGCGCCTTCGCGCTGGTGGGGGCGATCGGTCTGTATCGTCTTCCGGATTTCTTCACGCGGCTGCATGGGCCGACCAAAGCAACCACGCTGGGCGTGGGCGGCATCGTGGTCGCGTCGATGATCTTTTTCGGCAACCGCGGCGACGGCCTCAGCTTGCACGAAATCCTGATCACGCTGTTTTTGTTCCTGACCGCGCCGGTCAGCGCTCACGTGCTGGCGAAGGCTGCAATGCAGCAGAAGTTGCCGGTCACGGCCAGGACCCGAGGCAAACCCTGGGATTGA
- the map gene encoding type I methionyl aminopeptidase — translation MTVSIKTPEDIEKMRIAGRLAAEVLEMIGEYVKPGVTTDELDRRCHDHIVNVQHATPAPLNYKGFPKSICTSINHVVCHGIPNDKPLKDGDILNIDITVIKDGYHGDTSKMFIVGKAPEWAERLCKVTQECLYKGIESVRPGARLGDIGEVIQKHAEKNGFSVVREYCGHGIGKVFHEEPQVLHYGRAGTGLELKEGMTFTIEPMINQGRSETRLLGDGWTAITKDRKLSAQWEHTILVTADGYEIFTLRSDDTIARTSA, via the coding sequence ATGACTGTTTCCATCAAGACGCCTGAAGATATCGAGAAGATGCGCATCGCCGGTCGCCTGGCCGCCGAGGTCCTGGAAATGATCGGCGAGTACGTCAAGCCAGGCGTTACGACCGACGAGCTGGACCGTCGCTGCCACGACCATATCGTCAACGTGCAGCACGCCACACCCGCCCCGCTCAACTACAAGGGGTTCCCGAAGTCGATCTGCACCTCGATCAATCACGTGGTCTGCCATGGTATCCCCAACGACAAACCACTGAAGGATGGTGACATCCTCAATATCGACATCACCGTCATCAAGGACGGTTACCACGGCGATACCAGCAAGATGTTCATTGTCGGCAAGGCGCCGGAATGGGCCGAACGCCTTTGCAAGGTGACCCAGGAATGCCTCTATAAAGGAATCGAGAGCGTCCGTCCCGGTGCCCGCCTCGGCGACATCGGTGAGGTCATCCAGAAACATGCCGAGAAGAACGGCTTTTCGGTCGTACGCGAGTATTGCGGCCACGGCATCGGCAAGGTTTTCCACGAGGAGCCGCAGGTGCTGCATTACGGTCGCGCCGGGACCGGCCTGGAACTGAAAGAAGGCATGACCTTCACCATCGAGCCGATGATCAATCAGGGCCGCTCCGAAACCCGCCTGCTTGGCGACGGCTGGACGGCCATCACCAAGGATCGCAAGCTCTCCGCCCAGTGGGAACATACCATTCTGGTCACCGCCGACGGCTACGAAATCTTCACGCTGCGCAGCGATGACACCATCGCCCGCACGTCGGCCTGA
- the uppS gene encoding polyprenyl diphosphate synthase encodes MEKVRQMAGRNVPRHVAVIMDGNNRWAKRRLLPGVAGHKAGVDAVRAVIEVCAEAGVEVLTLFAFSSENWQRPAEEVGALMELFLTALRREARKLNENGISLRIIGDRSRFHPELQTAMLEAEEMTSGPGRFVLQVAANYGGQWDILQAAQRMAREAQEGRLDPDEVTPAVFQSFLATGDMPLPDLCIRTGGERRISNFLLWQLAYSELYFSDLFWPDFKHDAMRAALADFAKRQRRFGKTGDQVETEVRAEC; translated from the coding sequence ATGGAAAAGGTCAGGCAGATGGCCGGGCGGAATGTACCCCGTCATGTCGCAGTCATCATGGATGGCAACAATCGCTGGGCAAAGCGGCGCCTGCTGCCAGGCGTGGCTGGGCACAAGGCCGGTGTCGATGCAGTGCGAGCCGTCATCGAGGTGTGTGCCGAGGCGGGTGTCGAGGTGCTGACGTTGTTCGCCTTTTCCAGCGAGAACTGGCAGCGGCCGGCCGAGGAGGTCGGTGCGCTGATGGAGTTGTTCCTGACTGCGCTGCGCCGCGAGGCGCGCAAGCTCAATGAAAACGGCATCAGCCTGCGGATCATTGGCGATCGCTCGCGTTTTCATCCCGAGTTGCAAACGGCAATGCTCGAGGCCGAGGAGATGACCTCCGGGCCTGGTCGGTTCGTGCTCCAGGTTGCCGCCAACTACGGTGGCCAATGGGACATCCTTCAAGCCGCGCAGCGCATGGCGCGTGAAGCCCAGGAGGGTCGCCTCGATCCGGACGAGGTGACGCCGGCCGTCTTCCAGAGCTTCCTCGCCACTGGCGATATGCCGCTGCCAGATCTCTGCATTCGCACTGGCGGTGAGCGGCGCATCAGCAACTTCCTGCTGTGGCAGCTGGCTTACTCCGAGTTGTATTTTTCCGACCTGTTCTGGCCGGATTTCAAGCACGATGCCATGCGCGCCGCGCTAGCCGACTTTGCCAAGCGGCAGCGGCGTTTCGGTAAGACCGGCGATCAGGTCGAGACAGAGGTTCGTGCAGAATGCTGA